A DNA window from Anaerocolumna sp. AGMB13020 contains the following coding sequences:
- a CDS encoding M56 family metallopeptidase: protein MELYRISLASSLLIVFILILRKIAVYKLPRKTFAILWKIVLLRLLIPVTIKIPVPEFWVSVKDKMKLTENTLFTSAITRGMEGTVNSGELVAKKSAIGIVVFSIWIAVTGVLFLLFMINYMRSRKHVNEAMPSNNAYARRWLRHQRLRRKVRLLSFDQITSPVTVGVLSPKIILPKTMEADRGKRLNYVLFHEMIHIRRFDIVWKLLSMIAVCIHWYNPFVWIMYKQLNKDIETACDEGVIEVFGNEAKPDYAYAIIQLMEKKPQTAFLYNGFGEKPVEERIVSIMKLGKKTKTSMTVSLTVIMMSLIVFVNTVALGAMDDSLFVIKLGSFNEGEIVDEHPKNLEARKYYPVNENGYTYGKFDAQMGIIPDLFYVESINGEEGYVYSNEFLSFRDESLSTLKNESKSVVLDNETGNERICNIYESDGETIIGTYKIN from the coding sequence ATGGAGCTTTACCGTATATCCCTTGCTTCTTCCTTACTGATAGTATTCATATTGATATTAAGGAAGATAGCTGTATATAAGCTTCCTAGAAAAACTTTTGCAATACTGTGGAAGATTGTATTATTAAGGCTCCTTATACCCGTAACCATAAAGATACCAGTTCCTGAATTCTGGGTGTCGGTAAAGGATAAAATGAAGCTGACAGAGAATACTCTTTTTACTTCTGCTATTACAAGAGGTATGGAGGGTACGGTAAACTCTGGTGAGCTGGTAGCGAAGAAGTCTGCAATAGGAATTGTAGTATTTTCAATCTGGATAGCAGTTACCGGGGTATTATTTTTACTATTTATGATTAATTACATGAGAAGCCGGAAACATGTAAATGAAGCAATGCCTTCTAATAATGCTTATGCAAGAAGATGGCTCAGACATCAAAGATTAAGACGTAAAGTCCGTTTATTATCTTTTGACCAAATTACTTCGCCTGTAACAGTCGGAGTATTAAGTCCCAAGATAATACTTCCAAAGACAATGGAAGCGGACAGGGGTAAGCGGCTTAATTATGTACTGTTCCATGAAATGATACATATCAGGCGGTTTGATATAGTCTGGAAACTTTTATCCATGATAGCTGTGTGTATACACTGGTATAATCCATTTGTATGGATCATGTACAAACAGTTAAACAAGGACATTGAGACAGCCTGTGACGAAGGTGTTATAGAAGTGTTCGGAAACGAAGCAAAACCGGATTATGCCTATGCAATTATTCAATTAATGGAAAAGAAACCACAAACTGCATTTTTGTACAATGGATTTGGTGAAAAACCGGTGGAAGAAAGAATAGTCTCCATTATGAAATTGGGGAAGAAGACGAAAACCAGTATGACAGTATCCTTGACAGTCATTATGATGTCATTGATCGTATTTGTTAATACCGTTGCACTGGGGGCTATGGATGATAGCCTGTTTGTAATAAAATTAGGCTCATTTAACGAAGGGGAGATCGTTGATGAGCATCCCAAGAATCTAGAGGCCAGAAAATATTATCCGGTGAATGAGAACGGATATACCTATGGCAAATTCGATGCACAAATGGGTATTATTCCTGATTTATTCTATGTAGAATCCATAAATGGTGAAGAAGGATATGTATACTCGAATGAGTTTTTGAGTTTTAGGGATGAAAGCCTAAGTACTCTAAAGAACGAGAGTAAATCTGTGGTTTTGGATAATGAAACTGGAAATGAAAGAATATGTAATATTTATGAAAGTGATGGGGAGACAATTATAGGAACATATAAGATTAATTAA
- a CDS encoding metallopeptidase TldD-related protein, which translates to MLDRILHALQKNNIRHYLINEEITESVELFFIRKKLDIRREKKVHDYSLTVYRDFEKDGKKMRGSSAIGIYNGMTAEEIEEAMKEAYYAASFVSNAYYELPGGQKEDFLPSSSNLSAKTLAENAKLMTEALFAEDTKEEVYLNSAEIFLEKSLVHILNSEGVDASYSKFTAKGEFVAQCPSPQDVETYQSFYYDEPDTEALKAKVKYTLETTKARAAATTAPKSGEYKVIISGSFVSTIFDYYIDRSSASMVYPGYSNYTKGIKVQGDKVAGDLISIDLIAKDPYSSEGIKMIDRALITKGELNTLHGNSRFSYYLNTEPTGIYSHIKVDKGSKSFEDMKQGKYLHVVNFSDFQMDSFSGHFGGEIRLAFLCDGDTVTPVTGGSINGSILDTQGNITLSTELQKEKGYEGPFAVAFAKVNVAGI; encoded by the coding sequence GTGCTTGATAGAATACTTCATGCCTTACAGAAAAATAATATAAGGCATTATTTAATAAATGAAGAAATAACGGAAAGTGTTGAGCTGTTTTTTATCCGCAAGAAACTGGATATCAGAAGAGAAAAAAAGGTTCACGATTATTCCCTCACGGTATACAGGGATTTTGAGAAAGACGGTAAGAAAATGAGAGGCTCCTCCGCTATCGGAATCTATAACGGAATGACAGCAGAAGAAATCGAAGAAGCCATGAAAGAGGCCTATTATGCAGCCTCCTTCGTAAGCAATGCTTACTATGAGCTGCCAGGGGGACAAAAAGAGGATTTCCTTCCTTCCTCCTCAAATTTATCTGCGAAAACGCTTGCAGAAAATGCTAAACTTATGACAGAAGCTCTTTTTGCGGAGGATACAAAAGAAGAGGTATATTTGAATTCCGCAGAGATATTCCTGGAGAAATCCCTTGTACATATCTTAAATTCAGAAGGAGTGGATGCTTCTTACAGCAAATTTACAGCAAAAGGCGAATTCGTAGCTCAGTGCCCTTCCCCCCAGGATGTTGAAACCTACCAAAGCTTCTATTATGATGAACCAGACACAGAGGCCCTAAAGGCTAAGGTCAAATATACACTTGAAACTACCAAAGCAAGAGCTGCAGCTACAACAGCTCCTAAGAGCGGAGAATATAAGGTTATCATATCCGGCTCCTTTGTCAGTACGATTTTTGATTATTATATTGATCGTTCCTCTGCCTCCATGGTATATCCCGGTTATTCCAACTATACCAAAGGTATTAAGGTCCAGGGTGATAAGGTAGCCGGTGATCTCATCTCCATCGATCTTATTGCCAAAGACCCCTACAGCAGTGAAGGCATTAAAATGATTGACCGTGCTTTGATTACCAAAGGTGAATTAAACACTCTCCATGGCAACAGTCGTTTCTCTTATTATCTGAATACAGAGCCTACCGGCATCTATTCACATATAAAAGTAGATAAAGGAAGTAAGAGCTTTGAAGACATGAAACAAGGCAAATACCTTCATGTTGTTAACTTCTCAGACTTTCAGATGGACAGCTTCTCCGGTCACTTTGGCGGTGAAATCCGCTTAGCCTTCCTTTGTGATGGTGATACTGTAACTCCTGTAACGGGTGGTTCCATTAACGGCAGTATCTTGGATACTCAGGGAAATATAACCCTTTCAACTGAATTACAGAAAGAAAAAGGTTATGAAGGTCCCTTTGCTGTAGCTTTCGCCAAAGTAAATGTAGCCGGAATATAG
- a CDS encoding DUF6783 domain-containing protein codes for MCLKTHCTILNAPLCGILRCNFGNVAPLLTQNHALSPTKWNIQPGTSSFQTHPR; via the coding sequence GTGTGTCTGAAAACTCATTGCACCATTCTGAATGCCCCACTTTGCGGTATTCTGCGTTGCAATTTTGGGAACGTAGCACCACTACTCACCCAAAATCACGCCTTGTCTCCCACAAAGTGGAACATCCAGCCCGGCACAAGCAGTTTTCAGACACACCCTAGGTAA
- a CDS encoding Fe-only nitrogenase accessory AnfO family protein — protein MEKKIAVLWDKDKKLASIPEAAELTVYSFDRGKWQAAESLDVTGLFEGGISSVRNRALELVKKLGNCKVIAGRNITGVLYNVFDSEGFIISELNVFTEEGLEYLYSQIAEQLKGMEREREEAMQIPAAPSETEVKGDYFFDFSLLKNTGTNHSSKSTIIPFLNTAEYRHLEIICDHVMPWFEEEMKKRGLNYIVKERDDKKVSILIEKKY, from the coding sequence ATGGAGAAAAAGATTGCAGTACTTTGGGATAAGGATAAAAAGCTTGCTTCCATACCGGAAGCAGCTGAACTTACTGTATATAGCTTTGACAGGGGAAAGTGGCAGGCGGCAGAAAGTCTTGATGTAACCGGCTTATTTGAAGGAGGAATTTCCAGTGTTCGGAACAGAGCTTTGGAGCTGGTTAAGAAGCTTGGTAATTGCAAGGTGATTGCAGGGAGAAATATAACGGGAGTCCTGTATAATGTATTCGACAGTGAAGGGTTTATTATATCAGAGCTTAATGTATTTACAGAAGAAGGTCTGGAGTATTTATATAGCCAGATTGCGGAACAGCTTAAAGGGATGGAAAGAGAGAGGGAAGAAGCAATGCAAATTCCTGCGGCACCCTCTGAGACTGAGGTGAAAGGAGATTACTTTTTTGACTTTAGCTTGCTTAAAAATACCGGTACGAATCATTCTTCCAAAAGCACGATTATCCCTTTTTTAAACACTGCAGAATATAGGCATTTGGAAATAATCTGTGACCATGTTATGCCTTGGTTTGAGGAAGAAATGAAAAAAAGAGGGTTGAATTACATCGTAAAAGAAAGAGATGACAAGAAGGTTAGTATCTTAATAGAGAAGAAATATTAA
- a CDS encoding VOC family protein translates to MHFNWCTLHVSNLEASVKFYEEIAGLSIDRHYFSGPDKEIIFMGTGETKLELIYQKGQNEISMGEDISIGFEAESLEKLMELLKEKDVPITAGPIQPNPNIRFIYVKDPNGLTVQFAEHFA, encoded by the coding sequence ATGCATTTTAACTGGTGTACCCTTCATGTGAGCAATCTGGAAGCATCTGTTAAGTTTTACGAAGAAATTGCCGGGCTCTCTATTGACAGACATTATTTTTCAGGCCCTGACAAAGAAATTATTTTTATGGGAACCGGTGAAACAAAGCTGGAACTCATCTATCAAAAAGGACAGAACGAAATCTCAATGGGAGAAGATATCTCAATTGGTTTTGAAGCAGAATCCCTTGAAAAGCTCATGGAGCTGCTGAAAGAAAAGGATGTACCAATTACGGCCGGTCCCATACAGCCTAACCCAAATATCCGTTTTATCTATGTGAAGGATCCCAATGGCCTGACCGTTCAATTTGCCGAACACTTTGCTTAA
- a CDS encoding glycoside hydrolase family 2 protein has protein sequence MAVNDFVRMFLLKNKKTTANQLYTTWGKALKKNEVLKEYPRPQLKRENYRILNGLWNYAITDNKGFPSHYDGRILVPFSPESALSGVNRQVMPKDYLWYERKITIKHLRAGHRLLLHFGAVDQYARVYVNKKKAASHLGGYLPFTVDITELLVTGKNQIIVMVRDTSDTSYHSRGKQKLHRGGMFYTAQSGIWQTVWMEWVPEYYIKNLKLTPLYDEARLQIEIEMNQLKEGPDFPVWLQIADRGEVIANLEVVGNKFLVPIKGFTPWTPENPHLYDITITAGDDKVDSYFAMRKIEVKKDKEGIQRIFLNGEVYFQNGVLDQGYWPDGLYTAPSDEAMIYDITTMKNLGFNMLRKHIKIEPLRWYYHCDRLGMLVWQDMVNGGERYNMLLLGYLPNFFPRLAERIKDDWYPFFSRLNAKGRQDWKNDCAGTIDLLYNSPSVVVWVPFNEGWGQFNAEEAVELIRAIDSTRLIDQASGWFDQKGGDFKSIHNYFRRLRIVPEKRAIVLSEFAGYACPVPDHMYSKEIYGYKIYRNRENFEKAIRKLYKKEVPDLIREGLSAAVFTQLSDVEEEINGLLTYDRKVLKVKRLPVVQSKYQ, from the coding sequence ATGGCAGTTAATGATTTTGTAAGGATGTTTTTATTAAAAAATAAGAAAACGACAGCAAATCAGCTGTATACAACCTGGGGGAAAGCCCTTAAAAAGAATGAAGTTCTTAAGGAGTATCCAAGACCTCAGCTGAAAAGAGAAAATTATAGGATTTTAAATGGACTATGGAATTATGCGATAACAGATAATAAGGGATTCCCCAGCCATTATGACGGGCGTATTCTGGTTCCTTTCTCGCCGGAAAGTGCACTGTCCGGAGTTAACAGACAAGTAATGCCGAAAGATTATCTTTGGTATGAAAGAAAAATTACCATAAAACATTTAAGGGCAGGTCATCGATTACTGCTTCATTTTGGTGCAGTAGATCAATATGCCCGTGTATATGTCAATAAGAAAAAAGCAGCCAGTCATTTGGGTGGTTATCTGCCCTTTACAGTTGATATCACAGAGCTGCTGGTGACAGGGAAAAATCAGATAATCGTCATGGTTCGTGATACCAGTGATACGTCTTATCATAGCAGAGGGAAGCAGAAGCTGCACAGAGGCGGAATGTTCTATACGGCACAAAGTGGTATCTGGCAGACAGTATGGATGGAATGGGTACCTGAATATTATATAAAAAATCTTAAGCTTACACCCTTGTATGACGAGGCAAGGCTTCAGATTGAGATTGAGATGAATCAATTAAAGGAAGGACCGGATTTTCCGGTATGGCTTCAGATTGCCGATAGAGGTGAGGTGATTGCAAACCTTGAGGTAGTAGGCAATAAATTCCTGGTTCCCATTAAGGGTTTTACGCCCTGGACTCCGGAGAATCCGCATTTGTATGATATAACCATAACGGCAGGTGACGATAAAGTTGACAGTTACTTTGCCATGAGAAAAATAGAAGTTAAAAAAGATAAAGAAGGAATACAAAGAATCTTCCTAAACGGAGAAGTATATTTTCAAAATGGAGTGCTGGATCAGGGGTATTGGCCTGATGGGCTCTATACGGCACCTAGTGATGAAGCGATGATCTATGATATCACGACCATGAAGAACTTAGGGTTTAACATGTTAAGAAAGCACATTAAAATAGAACCCTTAAGATGGTATTACCATTGTGACCGATTGGGAATGCTGGTGTGGCAGGATATGGTGAATGGCGGTGAGCGATATAATATGCTGCTCTTAGGTTATCTGCCTAACTTTTTTCCAAGACTGGCGGAAAGAATAAAAGACGACTGGTATCCTTTCTTCTCAAGACTCAATGCGAAAGGAAGACAGGACTGGAAAAATGATTGCGCTGGAACCATCGACCTGTTGTACAATTCTCCCAGTGTGGTAGTGTGGGTTCCCTTTAATGAAGGCTGGGGACAGTTTAATGCAGAAGAAGCAGTAGAATTAATCAGAGCAATAGACTCAACCAGATTAATTGATCAGGCTAGCGGCTGGTTCGATCAAAAGGGCGGTGACTTTAAGAGTATACACAACTATTTCAGGCGATTACGAATAGTTCCGGAGAAAAGAGCTATTGTCTTATCAGAGTTCGCAGGCTATGCCTGTCCTGTTCCTGACCACATGTATTCCAAGGAAATCTATGGCTATAAAATATACCGTAACAGAGAAAATTTTGAAAAAGCTATTCGGAAATTATACAAAAAAGAGGTACCGGATCTTATCAGGGAGGGACTCTCGGCAGCCGTATTCACTCAATTGTCTGACGTGGAAGAGGAGATAAACGGTCTTTTAACCTATGACAGAAAAGTATTGAAGGTAAAGAGATTGCCTGTCGTTCAAAGTAAGTACCAATAA
- a CDS encoding TldD/PmbA family protein produces the protein MKVQSSNYLKQVKPCLKELLNRLLAKYSYVSILASDSKAMTYNVSKRGTIISEDTILSGRGFVAKVYDGSSYGEYSFNDISEALLKDIEEKIDFSLIPLKDSLPEGTEAISYEALADEPMTFCESTDYVESLSDLGSEKIISLLTSLSEEGREYHPSILDCSAGLRYQEYHKLFLSRNKDMEQNVLWTTGTTMVMVSKGEEIKYYFKGYSNLGGSEILKDMKAGLQATADSALALLESEPITPGEYECICTPEVTGMIVHEAFGHGVEMDMFVKKRALAEKYIGEYVASPLITMRDGGAAAKETATFFFDDEGIPAKDTVIIEKGILKRGISDSQSAMYLGTDPTGNGRRQSYERKAYTRMTNTFFEAGNDKVEDMIASIKDGFLLDNPSSGMEDPKNWGIQCMVNVAKEIKDGKLTGRIFSPIVLTGYVPDLLKSITMISDELNLGGGGFCGKGYKEWVKVSDGGPYIKAKIRLG, from the coding sequence ATGAAAGTACAATCCAGTAATTATCTGAAGCAGGTGAAACCTTGTCTAAAAGAGCTGTTAAACAGACTTCTTGCCAAATACAGTTACGTTTCCATCCTGGCCTCAGACTCCAAAGCCATGACCTATAATGTATCAAAACGCGGAACAATAATTTCTGAAGATACAATTCTAAGCGGTAGGGGATTTGTTGCTAAGGTTTATGATGGCAGCAGTTATGGTGAATATTCCTTTAACGATATCTCTGAGGCTCTCTTAAAGGATATTGAAGAAAAAATAGACTTCAGTTTGATTCCTCTTAAAGACTCCCTGCCTGAAGGCACTGAAGCCATATCTTATGAAGCCTTGGCTGATGAACCTATGACATTCTGTGAAAGCACAGATTATGTTGAAAGCCTTTCTGATCTTGGCAGTGAAAAGATCATATCTTTGCTGACCTCCCTTAGTGAGGAAGGCCGGGAATATCATCCTTCCATCCTTGACTGTTCTGCCGGTCTGAGATATCAGGAATATCATAAACTGTTTCTTTCCCGTAACAAGGACATGGAGCAGAATGTTCTCTGGACTACCGGAACCACCATGGTTATGGTATCAAAAGGCGAAGAAATCAAATATTATTTCAAAGGTTACTCAAACCTTGGAGGCAGTGAAATCCTAAAGGATATGAAAGCAGGGCTGCAAGCAACCGCAGATTCTGCTCTTGCTTTACTTGAAAGCGAGCCCATAACACCAGGAGAATATGAATGCATCTGTACCCCGGAGGTTACCGGTATGATTGTACACGAAGCTTTCGGACATGGTGTTGAGATGGATATGTTCGTTAAGAAACGTGCTCTTGCTGAAAAATACATAGGCGAATATGTTGCCTCCCCCCTTATCACCATGCGCGATGGTGGTGCAGCGGCAAAAGAAACCGCTACCTTTTTCTTTGATGATGAAGGCATACCTGCAAAGGATACCGTAATAATTGAAAAAGGAATCCTAAAGAGAGGCATCAGTGACAGCCAGAGTGCAATGTATCTGGGTACTGACCCTACCGGAAATGGCAGAAGACAAAGTTATGAGAGGAAAGCCTATACCCGTATGACCAACACCTTCTTCGAGGCCGGTAATGATAAAGTGGAAGATATGATTGCCTCCATCAAGGATGGCTTTTTACTGGACAATCCAAGCAGCGGAATGGAAGACCCTAAGAACTGGGGAATCCAGTGTATGGTCAATGTGGCAAAGGAAATCAAAGACGGTAAACTGACCGGCAGGATCTTCTCCCCCATTGTCCTCACAGGTTATGTTCCCGACCTTTTAAAATCCATCACCATGATCTCTGATGAACTGAACTTAGGAGGCGGTGGCTTCTGCGGCAAAGGTTATAAGGAATGGGTTAAGGTATCCGATGGCGGTCCTTATATAAAGGCTAAGATCCGTCTTGGATAA
- a CDS encoding pyridoxamine 5'-phosphate oxidase family protein, giving the protein MRRKDREITDINDIFSIIKKCDVMRIALFNEEYPYLIPLNFGCNYDAEKLEFYFHGAKKGLKLDLIEKNNHAAFEMDCSHKLIVDEEACKYTMEYESVCGNGEMILLETEEKREALTLLMRQYSEESTFTFPDKALEGVAVFKLKVHSVTGKRLTTTTN; this is encoded by the coding sequence ATGAGAAGAAAAGACAGAGAAATAACCGATATAAACGATATTTTTTCCATAATAAAAAAATGTGATGTTATGAGAATTGCTCTATTTAATGAGGAATATCCGTACCTCATTCCTTTAAATTTCGGATGTAACTATGATGCAGAGAAGCTGGAATTCTATTTCCATGGTGCTAAGAAAGGTTTAAAGCTGGACCTGATAGAGAAAAACAACCATGCTGCCTTTGAGATGGACTGTTCCCATAAGTTGATTGTGGATGAAGAAGCCTGCAAATATACCATGGAATATGAAAGCGTATGCGGTAATGGGGAAATGATTCTATTGGAAACAGAAGAAAAACGCGAAGCACTGACACTCCTAATGCGTCAGTATTCCGAGGAATCTACTTTCACTTTCCCTGACAAGGCACTGGAAGGAGTGGCTGTTTTTAAATTAAAGGTACACTCTGTTACCGGAAAAAGATTAACTACAACTACCAATTAA
- a CDS encoding BlaI/MecI/CopY family transcriptional regulator, with the protein MKLFDSELKIMDALWKRGDLSAGELAKILKEETGWNRNTTYTVVKKCIDKGAVERYGSKFMCKALVTREEIQQEQTTELVEKMFEGSYEKFFAAFLNEGYLSQEETEKLKKIVDEAK; encoded by the coding sequence ATGAAACTTTTCGATTCAGAATTAAAAATCATGGATGCTTTATGGAAGAGGGGGGACTTATCAGCTGGAGAACTCGCCAAAATATTAAAAGAAGAAACAGGCTGGAACCGTAACACCACCTATACTGTAGTCAAGAAATGTATAGATAAAGGTGCTGTTGAGAGATACGGTTCAAAATTTATGTGTAAAGCATTGGTTACTCGTGAAGAGATTCAGCAGGAACAGACCACTGAGCTGGTGGAGAAGATGTTTGAAGGATCTTATGAGAAATTCTTTGCAGCCTTTTTAAATGAAGGGTATTTATCACAGGAAGAAACTGAGAAGCTGAAGAAAATTGTAGACGAAGCTAAATGA
- a CDS encoding aldo/keto reductase encodes MKTLTDTYELNNGLKIPCIGFGTWQTPDGDVAYESVKTALESGYRHIDTAAMYGNEPSVGRAVKDSGLKREDIFITSKLNNSFHGYEATKEAFLTTLKNLDTDYLDLYLIHWPNPIKFREIWKSANAGSWKAMEEFYEEGKIKAIGISNFLPHHIDALLETATVKPAVNQVRLCPGLTQDELAAYCKRHDILLEAYSPLGTGKIFSVPAMQELSRKYGKTIAQIGIRWSLQRGYLPLPKSVTPSRIKENTDVFDFTLSEEDVAIIAGLTDCCGTATNPDTATF; translated from the coding sequence ATGAAAACTTTAACAGATACTTATGAATTAAATAATGGGTTAAAAATTCCCTGCATCGGTTTTGGAACCTGGCAGACACCGGATGGCGACGTTGCTTATGAATCCGTTAAGACAGCTTTGGAAAGTGGCTACAGGCATATAGATACAGCAGCAATGTACGGCAACGAACCAAGCGTAGGCCGCGCTGTAAAGGATTCCGGTCTTAAACGTGAGGACATCTTTATCACCAGTAAGCTGAACAATTCCTTCCATGGTTATGAAGCAACAAAAGAAGCATTTCTGACTACCCTTAAGAACCTTGATACTGACTATCTGGATCTCTATCTGATACACTGGCCTAATCCGATAAAATTCAGAGAAATATGGAAAAGTGCCAATGCTGGAAGCTGGAAAGCCATGGAGGAGTTTTACGAGGAGGGTAAGATCAAAGCCATCGGTATCAGTAATTTCCTCCCTCATCATATTGATGCTCTGCTTGAGACTGCCACTGTAAAACCTGCGGTTAATCAGGTACGTTTATGCCCTGGCCTTACCCAGGACGAGCTGGCTGCGTACTGTAAGCGTCATGATATACTGCTGGAGGCCTATAGTCCCTTAGGAACCGGTAAGATATTTTCCGTACCTGCCATGCAGGAACTGTCTCGGAAATATGGTAAGACAATTGCTCAGATCGGTATCCGCTGGAGTCTTCAGAGGGGTTACTTACCCTTACCGAAATCCGTCACCCCTTCCCGTATAAAAGAAAACACAGACGTGTTTGATTTCACACTTTCCGAGGAAGATGTTGCTATCATCGCCGGTTTGACTGATTGCTGCGGAACAGCTACCAATCCGGATACAGCCACTTTCTAA
- a CDS encoding choice-of-anchor A family protein: protein MNDEYYYNGAISGVGIPYDDINWYDIEGSPFGSATAFNVIVFGDANNIIDVEGAVAVGGTFYSPRGMSIGFERKNGQVEIGYSPDLVRFMVGGNTTFMGPLVVVGHVVGNGSFQVAKGSTYLIGKDGTPDQKQELAFLYQANNGSRYWEPSDKEDHYLISSYDVPRFIPASRIEANVNAFFQDARASIEAYKDCIENLPVNGTITDNYHEWILRGNDPVQNVFSVDVGPNGIINKGLRAEVPEGSLVIVRIKSGAHAHLQYGVMGEESKANHTIYVFEDAQQIHMETPADIWGSILAPQAMFHGHQTGGHVSGNAALGGFAVNANSGFEFHLYPFVGGLVCGAPQPAPTPVPVQPRPIPPAQPAPAQPRPTPPVQTAPAQPRPTPPVQPRPTPPAQPAPAQPRPTPPVQPRPTPPAQPAPAQPRPIPPVQPRPTPPAQPAPAQPRPTPPARPRPTPPAQTMPAMTCPVCPEPQPCPVCPETEPEIIPFPVPVPVPIIQEPKACPVCPEIKECIITPGIIFGCVWGCDCHKSHEWEVKLYSVCNDCKNLIYCEKICRYGCFKFEVPYNGCYVLEVCPADKATKQSCCKPKVTLKNIGVANFMLC from the coding sequence ATGAATGATGAGTATTATTACAATGGGGCCATATCAGGTGTTGGTATCCCCTATGATGATATTAACTGGTACGATATAGAAGGTTCTCCCTTTGGTTCGGCAACAGCTTTTAATGTTATTGTTTTTGGTGATGCCAATAATATAATCGATGTTGAAGGAGCTGTGGCAGTTGGAGGTACCTTCTACAGTCCAAGAGGAATGAGTATTGGTTTCGAAAGAAAAAACGGTCAGGTGGAGATAGGATACTCCCCTGATTTGGTTCGCTTTATGGTAGGCGGTAACACGACTTTTATGGGACCTCTCGTTGTTGTTGGTCATGTAGTTGGAAACGGAAGCTTTCAAGTAGCAAAAGGAAGTACTTATCTGATTGGTAAAGATGGGACACCGGATCAAAAACAGGAACTTGCCTTTCTTTATCAGGCTAATAACGGAAGCAGATACTGGGAACCATCCGATAAGGAAGATCATTATCTTATATCCAGTTATGATGTTCCTCGTTTCATACCTGCAAGCAGAATAGAAGCAAATGTTAATGCTTTCTTCCAGGATGCAAGAGCAAGCATTGAAGCATATAAGGATTGTATCGAGAACCTTCCGGTAAATGGTACGATAACGGATAATTACCATGAATGGATTTTAAGAGGAAATGACCCTGTACAGAATGTTTTTTCAGTTGATGTAGGACCTAATGGCATTATCAATAAAGGTCTTCGTGCAGAAGTTCCTGAGGGAAGCCTTGTTATTGTTCGGATTAAATCCGGTGCTCATGCCCATCTTCAATATGGTGTTATGGGTGAGGAAAGTAAAGCAAATCATACTATTTATGTATTTGAAGATGCACAGCAGATTCACATGGAAACACCTGCAGATATTTGGGGAAGCATTCTTGCACCTCAGGCTATGTTCCACGGACATCAGACCGGTGGTCATGTCAGCGGTAATGCTGCTTTAGGCGGTTTTGCCGTTAATGCAAACAGCGGTTTTGAATTCCATCTCTATCCTTTCGTAGGCGGGTTAGTATGTGGTGCACCACAGCCAGCCCCGACTCCTGTTCCAGTACAGCCAAGACCGATACCACCAGCACAGCCAGCTCCGGCACAGCCAAGGCCCACACCGCCGGTACAGACAGCCCCGGCACAACCCAGACCCACACCGCCAGTACAGCCAAGGCCCACACCACCGGCGCAGCCAGCCCCGGCACAACCCAGACCCACACCGCCGGTACAGCCAAGGCCCACACCACCGGCGCAGCCAGCCCCGGCACAACCCAGACCCATACCGCCGGTACAGCCAAGACCGACACCACCGGCGCAGCCAGCCCCGGCACAACCCAGACCCACACCACCGGCTCGCCCCAGACCGACACCACCAGCACAGACTATGCCAGCAATGACCTGTCCTGTTTGCCCTGAACCACAACCCTGCCCTGTCTGCCCCGAAACCGAACCAGAAATAATACCATTTCCTGTACCGGTACCCGTACCGATTATTCAGGAACCAAAGGCGTGTCCTGTTTGCCCTGAAATAAAAGAATGTATCATAACACCTGGAATTATTTTTGGCTGCGTATGGGGTTGTGATTGTCATAAATCACATGAGTGGGAAGTCAAACTCTATTCAGTATGCAATGATTGTAAAAACCTTATTTACTGCGAGAAAATATGTCGCTATGGATGCTTTAAATTTGAGGTGCCTTATAATGGCTGTTATGTTCTTGAAGTATGCCCGGCTGATAAGGCAACAAAACAAAGCTGCTGTAAACCAAAGGTTACTCTTAAAAATATCGGTGTTGCTAATTTTATGCTCTGCTAA